CGGGGTCGCAGCAGGGCGAGGAGCGGTTGCAGGAGATCTTTCCAATTGCGCGGATCGGGAGGATGGATCGCGATACCGTCAGAGGACGATCCGACATGGAGCGGTTGCTGACGCGGCTGCATGCGGGCGAGATCAATCTGCTGGTGGGGACGCAGATGATCGCGAAGGGGCATGACATTCATGGCGTGACGCTGGTGGGCGTGGTGGGAGCTGACTTTGCGCTGGGGCTGCCGGACTTTCGCGCGGCGGAACGGGTGTTTCAGCTGCTGACGCAGGTGTCAGGCAGGGCGGGGCGTGGAGAACTTCCGGGGAAGGTGTTGGTGCAGACGTATCATCCAGACCATTATGCGGTTAAGTTCGCTGCAGAGCATGACTATCCTGGGTTTGTGGCGAAGGAGATGCAGTACCGGCGGTGGATGCACTATCCGCCGTATGCGGTGCTGGCGAATGTGGTAGTGCAGAGCGAGCGGTTGGAGGAGGCGACCGGGTGGTCGGGTGCGCTGGGACGGTGGTTTCAGCAGACACGGCTGGAGAGGGTGAGAGTGCTGGGGCCAGCGGCAGCGCCTATTGTGCGGCTGAAGCGTATCTACCGGTACCACTTTGTATTGAAGGCAGAGCGGCGGCAGATGCTGGGGGAGGCTCTGCGTGCGATGCTGCGGTTCGCAGAGGCACAGGGGATTCCGCGTCGCAACCTTGTGGTGGACGTAGATGCAGTGCACCTGATGTAGATCCACCGCTGTCGAGTGCGGCTTAGTCGATCAAGTGGAGTTCTTTACCGGGTTTGAAGCGAACCGCTTTGCCAGGCGCAATCGTGACCTCGGCTCCGGTCCTTGGATTGCGGCCGATGCCGGTCTTTCTTGGTTTGACGGTGAAGACGCCGAAGCCTCGCAACTCAATGCGATCACCTGCGACCAGTGATTGCTTCATGCTCTCGAAGATAGCGTCTACCGCGGCCTCTGCTTTTGTACGTGGCAGGCCGGTACGCTCAACAACCCGCTGTATGAGATCCTGCTTTATCATTCTGGGCCGCCGTCCTTGGGCTGTAAATTTTGGTAAAAAAGAGCTTGCGTGACCTGGGTTAGTACCGTGATGGTAGAAATTCGAATCGAGATTGTCAA
The Edaphobacter bradus genome window above contains:
- a CDS encoding HU family DNA-binding protein is translated as MIKQDLIQRVVERTGLPRTKAEAAVDAIFESMKQSLVAGDRIELRGFGVFTVKPRKTGIGRNPRTGAEVTIAPGKAVRFKPGKELHLID